One region of Niallia sp. Man26 genomic DNA includes:
- a CDS encoding PhzF family phenazine biosynthesis protein: MNIQVFIVNAFTKNKSGGNPAGVVVDGDGLSAEDMQYIASEMGLSETAFIQSSSAADYKIKYFTPVSEVDLCGHATIASFALLVQRKAVSKNNFTIETKAGILPVRIEGEKVFLTQNNPQFGQELDKKEIAESLHINEADIMTTLPIKIVSTGLKDIIIPVKNNQVLQTLQPDFNRMKEISAKLEVVGYHVFTLDTDSGVDAFCRNFAPLYDINEESATGTASGALTGYLYKHNVVKPGATSLIFEQGHAMNAPSEIISHVKVDANNNVEALEVGGEGMYISTKLTELS; encoded by the coding sequence ATGAACATCCAAGTATTTATAGTAAATGCTTTTACAAAAAACAAATCAGGAGGCAATCCCGCAGGTGTTGTAGTGGATGGAGATGGACTGAGTGCAGAAGACATGCAGTACATTGCTTCTGAAATGGGTCTGTCTGAAACAGCCTTTATTCAAAGTTCTTCTGCAGCAGACTATAAAATTAAATACTTTACACCGGTGTCTGAGGTGGACTTATGCGGCCATGCAACAATTGCTTCTTTTGCGTTATTAGTGCAAAGAAAGGCTGTCAGCAAAAACAATTTTACAATTGAAACGAAAGCAGGCATCCTGCCAGTTCGGATAGAAGGGGAGAAGGTTTTTCTAACACAAAATAATCCTCAATTTGGGCAGGAGCTGGACAAAAAGGAAATTGCCGAGTCACTGCATATAAATGAGGCGGATATCATGACAACTCTTCCTATTAAGATAGTCTCAACAGGATTAAAGGATATCATAATTCCAGTCAAAAATAATCAAGTGCTTCAAACGCTTCAACCAGATTTTAATAGAATGAAAGAAATAAGCGCCAAGCTGGAAGTAGTCGGTTATCATGTCTTTACTTTAGATACAGATTCTGGAGTTGATGCCTTCTGCCGTAATTTTGCACCGCTATATGACATCAATGAGGAAAGCGCAACAGGCACGGCAAGTGGAGCGTTAACAGGCTATCTTTATAAACATAATGTAGTGAAGCCAGGCGCCACAAGCCTTATTTTTGAACAAGGACATGCGATGAATGCCCCATCAGAAATTATCTCTCATGTTAAGGTTGATGCTAATAATAATGTGGAAGCATTGGAAGTTGGTGGAGAGGGAATGTATATATCTACTAAATTGACCGAATTATCATAA
- a CDS encoding YkvA family protein — MENKQEELQVTMNAAGKHFSEEKFWGKLAKFAKKAGASVVYAVLLLYFTLKKPEVPVKAKTTIIGALGYFILPIDLIPDMAVGIGFTDDLGALGIALIQVAMYIDEDTKQKAKQKLADWYGGNVSTKEIDAKIGG; from the coding sequence ATGGAGAATAAGCAAGAAGAACTTCAAGTGACGATGAATGCTGCCGGAAAACATTTCTCAGAGGAGAAGTTCTGGGGAAAGCTCGCGAAGTTTGCCAAAAAGGCAGGCGCATCTGTCGTGTATGCAGTGCTGCTCTTGTATTTCACATTAAAGAAGCCAGAAGTGCCGGTTAAAGCGAAAACCACGATAATCGGGGCCTTAGGCTATTTCATTCTTCCCATTGATTTAATTCCAGATATGGCAGTCGGAATCGGATTTACAGATGACCTCGGAGCGTTAGGAATTGCACTGATTCAAGTAGCCATGTATATAGATGAAGATACAAAGCAAAAAGCAAAGCAGAAATTAGCAGACTGGTATGGAGGCAATGTCAGCACAAAAGAGATTGACGCTAAAATCGGCGGTTAA
- a CDS encoding Imm6 family immunity protein has protein sequence MNIIETVVTNEIVFSVINKSDERYPVGRDALDKCWLWVESGAVTGDELYELIDNADYTGISEYMEEEENLNIALMWSLLVDTVAYTAWAAYKREEVKYLPQALKALPLIVSQLF, from the coding sequence GTGAATATAATAGAGACCGTTGTTACTAATGAAATAGTATTCTCTGTAATCAATAAATCAGATGAAAGATATCCAGTTGGTAGAGATGCTTTGGATAAGTGCTGGCTTTGGGTAGAATCTGGGGCAGTAACAGGAGATGAGCTGTATGAGCTTATTGATAATGCTGACTATACAGGCATCTCGGAATATATGGAGGAAGAAGAAAACTTAAACATTGCTTTGATGTGGTCTCTGTTAGTTGATACTGTTGCTTATACAGCATGGGCAGCCTACAAACGAGAAGAAGTAAAATATTTACCGCAAGCACTGAAGGCTTTGCCGCTGATAGTATCACAATTATTTTAA
- a CDS encoding DUF4261 domain-containing protein, whose amino-acid sequence MELPKIILGIPGNWETRSEFIEAMARKGNGYVYMGNHIGSLEAPGEFFDVEISEFNPYVAEAFEIAGNGSFDKEDIISLENHKSIVYIFGEGGSLEKVIKIMEVASAVLHAGGVAVNVESSGRARTKADWLEITMSKDITRIFTAFVQMSRENNTFYTTGMQSFGYPDVITTSDTITGIEVETLFRVFCLYNLIERPKITSGETFSLDSDSPIYLLRQESCTIFEEDDLFYNPYGMWNLVSHQ is encoded by the coding sequence ATGGAATTACCAAAAATTATTTTGGGTATACCTGGAAATTGGGAAACTAGAAGTGAATTTATAGAGGCTATGGCTAGAAAAGGTAATGGTTATGTATATATGGGTAATCATATTGGAAGCCTCGAAGCTCCAGGGGAATTCTTTGATGTAGAAATAAGTGAGTTTAACCCCTATGTAGCTGAAGCTTTTGAAATAGCAGGAAATGGATCATTTGATAAAGAAGACATAATCAGTCTGGAAAATCATAAAAGTATTGTTTATATTTTTGGAGAAGGAGGTTCTTTAGAAAAGGTTATAAAAATTATGGAGGTTGCAAGTGCAGTATTACATGCTGGTGGAGTGGCAGTAAATGTTGAATCTTCTGGAAGAGCTCGCACAAAAGCGGATTGGTTGGAAATAACGATGAGCAAAGATATTACAAGAATATTTACAGCGTTTGTTCAAATGTCTCGTGAAAACAATACATTCTACACTACTGGTATGCAGAGTTTCGGATACCCAGATGTTATTACAACTTCAGATACTATAACCGGTATAGAAGTCGAGACATTGTTTAGAGTATTTTGTTTATATAATCTTATAGAAAGACCGAAGATTACTAGTGGTGAAACATTTAGCTTGGATTCGGATTCCCCTATATACTTATTGAGGCAAGAAAGCTGTACAATATTTGAGGAAGATGACCTATTTTATAATCCATATGGGATGTGGAATCTAGTTTCTCACCAATGA
- a CDS encoding immunity protein YezG family protein has protein sequence MELEMNRLYREIAETVNGLIPEEWAKCYFYAQISETGGGTYFFYNTPDSEQVYNYSLQIPCKYDIDEEEFEKKEDILYKLSKKLRNAFKDNQQELWYSFTMSLKNNGEFKIHYDYTNWFDTDYSFSDQMIIWKNKYLGNVPEENSKALINKYLQDFPNNPI, from the coding sequence ATGGAACTAGAAATGAATAGACTCTATAGAGAGATAGCTGAAACGGTTAATGGTTTAATTCCGGAAGAGTGGGCTAAGTGTTATTTTTATGCTCAAATATCAGAAACTGGTGGAGGAACTTATTTTTTCTATAATACCCCTGATAGTGAGCAAGTGTATAATTACAGCTTACAAATTCCTTGTAAATATGACATCGATGAAGAGGAATTCGAGAAGAAAGAAGATATTTTGTATAAATTGAGTAAGAAACTAAGGAATGCTTTTAAGGATAATCAGCAAGAACTTTGGTACTCTTTTACAATGTCCCTAAAGAATAATGGTGAATTTAAGATACATTACGATTATACAAATTGGTTCGATACGGACTATAGTTTTAGTGACCAAATGATTATTTGGAAAAATAAGTACTTAGGCAATGTACCAGAAGAAAATAGTAAAGCTTTAATTAATAAGTATCTTCAAGACTTTCCGAATAATCCTATCTAA
- a CDS encoding glycoside hydrolase domain-containing protein: MMMARGFDCATKLNTKSASALKKEGFDYTARYLGNSWKTFDKTEAEAISKAGLKLISIFQKSADRAAYFTEAQGKADGLEAVKAAKAVGQPPGTAIYFAVDFDARSSAMPNILAYFNGVKKTFETYKLGIYGSYAVMLAVKGKADYYWQTYAWSNGKIADFIHMHQYENNIKVAGVLIDRNDVRKEPGHWSSTGKSSATKSFEVKTETAAYLTAADAKLGKHKKGIVKTGSYYIFNESEGMVNVTKQQGVPGSWINPKASGSTEYHTVAKGDSLSKIAQQYGITLANLQNLNPQIKNIHLIYPNQKIKVK; this comes from the coding sequence ATGATGATGGCAAGAGGATTTGATTGTGCAACAAAGCTCAACACTAAATCAGCAAGTGCCTTAAAGAAAGAAGGATTTGACTATACGGCCCGCTATCTTGGGAACAGCTGGAAGACATTTGATAAAACAGAAGCAGAAGCCATCAGCAAGGCCGGCTTAAAGCTGATCAGCATCTTTCAGAAAAGCGCCGACAGAGCAGCCTATTTTACAGAGGCACAAGGCAAGGCTGATGGACTGGAGGCGGTGAAAGCGGCAAAGGCAGTCGGCCAGCCACCGGGAACAGCGATTTATTTCGCAGTTGACTTTGATGCCAGAAGCAGTGCTATGCCAAACATTCTAGCTTATTTCAATGGAGTCAAAAAAACATTCGAAACGTATAAGCTCGGCATTTACGGGTCCTATGCCGTCATGCTTGCAGTAAAGGGCAAGGCCGATTATTACTGGCAGACATATGCCTGGTCGAATGGAAAGATTGCTGACTTCATTCATATGCACCAATATGAAAACAATATTAAAGTCGCAGGGGTGCTGATAGACAGAAATGATGTTCGCAAAGAACCAGGGCACTGGAGTTCGACAGGAAAAAGCTCCGCCACTAAAAGCTTTGAGGTGAAAACAGAAACAGCTGCCTATTTAACAGCAGCAGATGCAAAGCTTGGCAAGCACAAAAAAGGGATTGTAAAGACTGGAAGCTACTATATTTTCAATGAATCAGAAGGAATGGTTAATGTCACGAAACAACAGGGAGTGCCAGGCTCATGGATTAACCCAAAAGCAAGTGGCTCAACAGAATACCATACTGTTGCAAAAGGAGACAGTCTTTCAAAGATTGCCCAACAATATGGCATAACCCTCGCCAATCTCCAAAATCTAAACCCGCAGATTAAGAATATCCATCTTATTTATCCAAACCAAAAAATTAAAGTAAAGTAG
- a CDS encoding SMI1/KNR4 family protein → MILLDKIDFLKQYRKSIEFVSDKDLLHIENGKIPEKWLEIFQEADEFIQKDKLIALWKSVCEKELSNTISYIKENLVELELIIDNGKYAVLYSIKSEDEEIHYYEGGISTKSVLNDWVAFPEVIKAFYEELHNGFYYFTSSAMGLVPLEHVTCFDDYEWGILEELDEPLGINMEKTYGFFQNGMGGYVAIDLDNNNDDTATLWFTNDQPEYNVSFWDVVDEWIVIGMQDN, encoded by the coding sequence ATGATCTTATTGGATAAAATAGATTTTCTTAAACAATATAGAAAGAGTATTGAGTTTGTATCTGACAAAGACTTGTTGCATATTGAAAACGGAAAAATACCGGAAAAATGGCTAGAGATCTTTCAAGAAGCAGATGAATTTATTCAAAAGGATAAATTAATAGCTTTATGGAAAAGTGTTTGTGAGAAGGAATTAAGCAATACAATTTCATACATAAAAGAAAATTTAGTGGAACTTGAATTAATTATAGACAATGGAAAATATGCAGTACTTTACAGTATTAAAAGTGAAGATGAAGAAATTCACTATTATGAAGGCGGTATTTCAACAAAGTCAGTACTAAATGATTGGGTAGCATTCCCAGAAGTGATTAAGGCGTTTTATGAAGAGTTACATAATGGCTTCTATTATTTCACAAGTAGTGCTATGGGACTTGTGCCACTTGAGCACGTTACTTGTTTTGATGATTATGAATGGGGAATACTTGAGGAATTAGATGAACCATTAGGGATTAATATGGAAAAGACTTATGGTTTTTTTCAGAATGGCATGGGAGGCTATGTTGCTATAGATTTAGACAACAATAATGATGACACAGCAACACTGTGGTTTACTAATGATCAGCCAGAATATAATGTGAGTTTTTGGGACGTTGTTGATGAATGGATTGTGATTGGGATGCAAGATAATTAA
- a CDS encoding Imm30 family immunity protein — MATFKEEISILHKMRFLENDGDDIEVFENILNELSKHGTNEIIPELCTIFEDDIAEPSAGDYLIETIFYISKNNGLEEGLNKLAISIPKMLPHAEFWAERIHLTILNSKDLVEPYIKALENVNSPTTKKKINDILVTIKEEDQDLYLEKVNFILARLS; from the coding sequence ATGGCTACTTTTAAGGAAGAGATTTCTATTTTACATAAGATGCGTTTTCTTGAAAATGATGGAGATGATATTGAAGTTTTTGAAAATATTCTCAATGAATTATCAAAGCATGGAACGAATGAAATAATCCCTGAACTGTGTACTATTTTTGAAGATGATATCGCGGAACCATCAGCAGGTGATTATCTTATTGAAACCATTTTTTATATTTCCAAGAATAATGGTCTAGAAGAAGGGCTTAATAAATTAGCCATCAGCATTCCAAAAATGTTACCTCATGCAGAGTTTTGGGCCGAAAGAATTCATCTGACAATTTTAAATTCAAAGGACTTAGTGGAACCTTATATTAAGGCATTAGAAAATGTTAATAGCCCAACAACAAAAAAAAAGATTAATGACATTCTTGTTACTATAAAAGAAGAGGATCAAGATTTATATTTAGAAAAAGTTAATTTCATCTTAGCAAGATTAAGTTAG
- a CDS encoding methyl-accepting chemotaxis protein, which yields MGIKRKVFIGFGAILLFIIGFAFVGYWGNDRADNQMATLIDTDYRLVSLANNLEENVAERVIIARGYVLYGNEKYKTQFAQKTEEADLLMDEMKEILGDNADFADAVAKTAKWENLITDQVIPAYDEGGFDAAIPLMEQYCQVWSSDAMDAWDKIKDTVDGQLFKTSDSIISENHAQKNVFMVMAVLTAVIVLAVAAWMIYTVVKPIKVIEGRLTQISNNDLSGEPLSINSKDEFSQLANAVNMMVASLVGMIDRIKTTEGRLLDTSSQLLGARQDLEAQSGGILESFEQVSIGSMLQKNTANDMAATMSEGAKGIELIASSSSSVADYSVRVNDAASEGNKVIQETLDELKGLNSTVTETVSVMEGLGERTNRIGAISEVITNIAEQTNLLALNATIEAARAGEHGKGFAVVATEVRKLAENSKASAEEIADLIAAVKHDTETAVTSTIKSKSEMESSLFAANNAGLAFKNILASIENIVAQIQDISATSEELSASVEEITASADELAAIASENVDHVNAVASASQNQTATNEQVGCLINELNEMSKELNDTMERFKL from the coding sequence ATGGGAATTAAAAGAAAAGTGTTTATTGGGTTCGGTGCGATATTATTGTTTATTATTGGGTTTGCTTTTGTTGGTTATTGGGGAAATGATCGTGCTGATAATCAGATGGCAACATTAATTGATACAGATTATAGACTTGTTTCTTTGGCAAATAACCTGGAGGAAAATGTTGCGGAACGTGTTATTATCGCTCGTGGTTATGTGTTATATGGAAATGAAAAATATAAAACGCAGTTTGCTCAGAAAACAGAGGAAGCTGACTTGTTAATGGATGAAATGAAAGAAATATTAGGGGATAATGCAGATTTTGCTGATGCTGTTGCGAAAACGGCAAAATGGGAGAACCTCATTACAGATCAAGTTATTCCTGCTTACGATGAAGGGGGTTTTGATGCTGCAATACCATTAATGGAGCAATATTGCCAAGTGTGGTCGTCAGATGCTATGGATGCTTGGGATAAGATAAAGGATACAGTTGATGGGCAATTATTTAAAACAAGTGATAGCATCATCTCGGAAAACCATGCCCAGAAGAATGTATTTATGGTAATGGCTGTTTTAACTGCAGTGATTGTGTTAGCTGTGGCTGCATGGATGATTTACACTGTCGTAAAACCAATCAAAGTAATTGAAGGAAGACTTACTCAAATTAGTAATAATGATTTATCTGGAGAACCACTTTCTATCAATAGTAAGGATGAATTCTCGCAGCTTGCTAATGCTGTGAATATGATGGTCGCAAGCTTAGTAGGCATGATTGACCGCATTAAAACAACAGAAGGAAGATTGTTGGACACTTCAAGTCAGCTGCTTGGAGCAAGACAGGATTTGGAGGCCCAATCAGGTGGAATTCTTGAGTCTTTTGAACAAGTATCTATCGGTTCCATGCTTCAAAAGAATACAGCTAATGACATGGCTGCAACGATGTCTGAAGGTGCAAAAGGTATTGAGCTTATTGCAAGCTCCTCCTCTTCAGTTGCCGACTACTCAGTCCGTGTTAATGACGCAGCAAGTGAAGGTAATAAAGTTATTCAAGAAACTTTGGATGAGTTAAAGGGCTTAAATAGTACTGTTACGGAAACAGTTTCCGTTATGGAAGGTCTCGGAGAAAGAACAAATAGAATTGGAGCAATATCAGAGGTTATCACTAATATTGCAGAGCAGACGAACCTGCTTGCTCTTAATGCGACAATTGAAGCTGCAAGAGCTGGCGAACATGGGAAAGGATTTGCTGTGGTTGCAACAGAGGTTAGAAAGCTTGCAGAGAACTCTAAAGCATCTGCAGAGGAAATTGCTGATTTGATTGCAGCAGTTAAACATGATACAGAAACAGCAGTCACTTCAACTATTAAAAGTAAAAGTGAGATGGAAAGCAGCTTATTTGCAGCTAATAATGCTGGTTTAGCTTTTAAAAACATTCTAGCTTCTATCGAGAACATCGTCGCACAGATTCAAGATATCTCTGCTACATCTGAAGAACTATCTGCTAGTGTTGAGGAAATCACTGCCTCAGCTGATGAACTAGCCGCTATTGCAAGTGAAAATGTTGACCATGTTAATGCTGTAGCCTCTGCTTCTCAAAATCAAACTGCAACTAATGAACAAGTGGGCTGTTTGATAAATGAGCTGAATGAGATGTCTAAGGAACTTAATGATACAATGGAAAGATTCAAGTTATAA
- a CDS encoding T7SS effector LXG polymorphic toxin, which produces MKILDASSLQDTMEQRAKHYDKLRDQFTALRKAFQEIIDLDDFEGRGAEAIKAFYQGQIEVVEAWQRLFDRQIAFFESVGGKLSDKDLDGNTRVETAFLEEDLVQKERQADEMITEQRRALENIFRDIDDLVSLDAFSRDKFDDLMMDASKKRTKTIEAVEDTDQELKEEYLTSEGEEAYAIQLFSALLGATKQGSSISPIHFDADAYQASDIYKLKGEAEAATLSYITYKKEEQQAREIAEQPTSEKVWGGIKSFVGEFTGYYDYKRAVEGVDPVTGEKMSTAQRLAAGGMALAGFIPVVGWAGRAVKGGKGIYSATKGISAAENAMSTYKNVKAFSTLEKTEMGIYGLLSANGLSEYVTGKDMFGNELTDQQRQASITQSIFAGLPFVPGMAKEANRLGQQALNSTVQIGKQGADVSRAFMDDLGRSLNTSPNAAFAGGVGNMNSYLKAESRADVGKVSGDKSEYLSMLSGRGSGIKNKEVVKEGGADYVIGTSGTTTHVKDTDSHYDKIKEQIQERYKHFVENKKQNIPQTSNELLPNELNHGKYGKLPNEIGDNITGHHMPSNKYMQETFGIKTRDSYAMFLEHPHPGQGGRHRRTFTYGLSKTTREEDFDLYMSLKPRDTLAFDINDLRRILKEDGLYNQETRKKIEEYINYYRTYEHNDVKIFDELE; this is translated from the coding sequence GTGAAAATACTAGATGCTTCCAGTTTGCAAGATACAATGGAACAGAGGGCGAAGCATTATGATAAGCTTCGCGACCAGTTTACCGCACTACGAAAGGCCTTTCAGGAAATCATTGATTTAGACGACTTCGAAGGAAGAGGCGCCGAAGCAATCAAAGCCTTTTACCAAGGCCAAATCGAAGTAGTCGAAGCATGGCAGCGCCTGTTTGACAGACAAATCGCCTTTTTTGAAAGCGTCGGCGGCAAGCTCAGCGACAAGGATTTAGACGGCAACACAAGAGTAGAGACAGCCTTTCTGGAAGAAGATCTTGTCCAGAAAGAACGCCAAGCAGATGAAATGATAACCGAGCAGCGCCGCGCACTCGAAAACATCTTTCGGGATATCGATGATCTCGTCTCATTAGATGCCTTTTCCCGAGATAAATTCGATGATTTAATGATGGACGCAAGCAAAAAGCGCACAAAAACAATCGAAGCAGTCGAAGATACAGATCAAGAGCTCAAAGAAGAATATCTGACCTCAGAAGGGGAAGAAGCCTATGCCATTCAGCTGTTCAGTGCCTTGCTTGGCGCAACAAAACAAGGCAGCAGCATCTCCCCCATCCATTTCGACGCAGATGCCTATCAAGCAAGCGACATCTACAAGCTGAAAGGAGAGGCAGAAGCCGCCACCTTAAGCTACATTACATACAAAAAAGAAGAACAACAAGCAAGAGAAATCGCCGAACAGCCCACTTCCGAAAAAGTATGGGGCGGCATCAAAAGCTTTGTCGGCGAATTCACCGGCTATTATGATTACAAGCGCGCAGTCGAAGGCGTGGATCCCGTCACAGGCGAAAAGATGTCAACCGCACAGCGCTTAGCAGCAGGAGGTATGGCATTAGCCGGCTTCATTCCAGTCGTCGGCTGGGCAGGCAGAGCCGTCAAAGGCGGCAAAGGCATCTATTCGGCAACAAAAGGAATCAGCGCCGCCGAAAATGCCATGAGCACCTACAAAAACGTAAAAGCCTTCAGCACCCTAGAAAAAACCGAAATGGGCATCTACGGTCTCCTTTCCGCCAACGGCCTGTCCGAATACGTAACCGGCAAAGACATGTTCGGAAACGAACTCACAGACCAGCAGCGTCAAGCAAGCATAACCCAAAGCATTTTCGCAGGCCTACCATTTGTACCAGGTATGGCGAAAGAAGCCAACCGACTCGGCCAACAAGCCTTGAACTCAACCGTGCAGATTGGCAAGCAAGGAGCGGATGTTTCAAGAGCGTTTATGGATGATCTTGGACGTAGTCTTAATACTTCTCCTAATGCAGCGTTTGCGGGTGGGGTTGGTAATATGAATTCCTACTTGAAGGCTGAGAGCAGGGCTGATGTTGGGAAGGTTAGTGGGGATAAGAGCGAGTATTTGAGTATGTTGAGTGGGCGTGGTAGTGGGATTAAGAATAAAGAAGTTGTAAAAGAAGGTGGTGCAGATTATGTAATAGGCACATCTGGCACGACCACTCATGTTAAGGATACGGATTCTCATTATGATAAAATAAAGGAGCAAATTCAAGAGCGTTATAAACATTTTGTGGAGAATAAAAAACAAAATATACCACAGACCAGTAATGAGTTGCTACCAAATGAGTTGAATCATGGCAAATATGGAAAGTTACCTAATGAAATAGGCGACAATATAACAGGGCATCACATGCCATCCAATAAATATATGCAAGAAACATTTGGTATTAAAACTAGAGATAGTTATGCTATGTTCTTAGAACATCCTCATCCAGGACAGGGTGGTAGACATAGAAGAACATTTACTTATGGGTTGAGTAAAACAACAAGGGAAGAGGACTTCGATTTATATATGTCTTTGAAACCACGAGACACCTTAGCATTCGATATTAATGATTTAAGACGGATTCTTAAAGAAGATGGTTTATATAACCAAGAAACTAGAAAGAAGATTGAAGAATATATTAATTACTATAGAACGTATGAACATAATGATGTGAAGATATTTGATGAGCTTGAGTAA
- a CDS encoding immunity 22 family protein: MGNPGVMSLWIGNFKTKNNLKEYIEIKFDEVGDRIQSEFMNDFGMDFTSYNQDLLEISFRAVPTASLTTLLSGSSYESVILLQFVEHYGEVFSETYDSVIKL; encoded by the coding sequence ATGGGAAATCCAGGTGTTATGTCGTTATGGATAGGTAATTTTAAAACAAAAAATAATCTAAAAGAATATATTGAAATTAAGTTTGATGAAGTTGGAGATAGAATTCAATCAGAATTTATGAACGATTTTGGTATGGATTTTACTAGCTATAACCAAGATCTTTTAGAAATCTCTTTTAGAGCGGTTCCAACTGCATCGTTGACTACCCTTTTAAGTGGATCTTCTTATGAATCTGTAATTTTATTGCAATTTGTTGAACATTATGGGGAAGTATTTTCAGAAACCTATGATTCTGTCATTAAATTATAG
- a CDS encoding CpsB/CapC family capsule biosynthesis tyrosine phosphatase, whose translation MIDIHCHILPGIDDGAKTIEDSLEMAKVAVDEGIKTIIATPHHKNNQFNNRKEDILQHVEYLNKVYKQNSVPITILPGQEVRIFGEVLEEYKKGEILTLNHTKYLFIEFPSSSVPRYAERLLYDILTQGIIPVIVHPERNKELQEKTDILYKLVQNGALTQVTGASVCGYFGKRIKEFSEQLIEANLTHFIASDAHNTTTRTFKMSQAYDEIEKKFGLDYVYLFLDNAELLIEDKNINKIMPQPFRKKKKFLGIF comes from the coding sequence ATGATTGATATTCATTGTCATATATTGCCTGGTATCGATGATGGTGCCAAAACTATAGAAGATAGCTTAGAGATGGCGAAAGTTGCGGTTGATGAAGGAATAAAAACAATTATTGCCACGCCTCATCATAAAAATAATCAGTTCAATAATAGAAAAGAAGATATACTCCAACATGTCGAGTATTTAAATAAGGTTTATAAACAAAATAGTGTTCCGATTACCATCCTGCCTGGACAAGAGGTACGTATCTTTGGAGAAGTTTTAGAAGAGTATAAGAAAGGGGAAATACTTACTCTTAATCATACAAAGTATCTTTTTATTGAATTTCCATCTTCCTCGGTACCTAGGTATGCTGAAAGGTTATTGTATGATATTTTAACTCAAGGAATTATCCCTGTTATTGTTCACCCAGAGCGAAATAAGGAACTTCAAGAGAAAACGGATATTTTGTATAAACTAGTTCAAAACGGGGCACTCACTCAAGTAACTGGTGCAAGTGTCTGTGGTTATTTTGGTAAACGGATAAAGGAGTTTTCTGAACAACTAATTGAAGCAAATCTAACTCATTTTATTGCATCAGATGCCCACAATACTACAACACGAACCTTTAAAATGAGCCAAGCATACGATGAAATTGAGAAGAAATTTGGATTAGATTATGTTTACTTATTTTTAGATAATGCTGAGTTGTTAATTGAAGATAAAAATATAAATAAAATAATGCCTCAACCCTTTAGAAAGAAAAAGAAGTTTTTGGGGATATTTTAA
- a CDS encoding VOC family protein, which produces MTANISTRGRVLGIAYNVIPTADMERAAEWWTENFGFNARHHQEDSVSLFRDERPILHLIQSDDMSRAHFRVEGRKRWIITFFTDDIEFLHKRLLAKGVLVSEISYEGHNGNFFTMEDLDGNLFDVWEHREVELVY; this is translated from the coding sequence ATGACAGCTAACATCAGTACAAGGGGAAGAGTATTAGGTATCGCTTATAATGTTATCCCAACAGCAGATATGGAAAGAGCTGCCGAGTGGTGGACAGAAAACTTCGGCTTTAATGCAAGACACCATCAAGAAGATTCCGTCAGTTTATTTCGAGACGAACGACCTATCCTGCATCTTATACAAAGTGATGACATGTCTCGTGCACACTTTCGTGTAGAAGGCAGAAAACGCTGGATCATCACCTTCTTCACCGACGATATTGAATTCCTTCATAAAAGGCTGTTAGCAAAAGGAGTACTGGTGAGCGAAATCAGCTATGAAGGACATAATGGAAACTTTTTCACAATGGAGGATTTGGACGGGAATTTATTTGATGTGTGGGAGCATCGGGAGGTTGAGTTAGTTTATTAA